From Xiphophorus hellerii strain 12219 chromosome 9, Xiphophorus_hellerii-4.1, whole genome shotgun sequence, a single genomic window includes:
- the pgm1 gene encoding phosphoglucomutase-1 isoform X1, producing the protein MVKITTVKTKPYTDQKPGTSGLRKRVTVFQQNQHYAENFIQSIISVIDPAERQTATLVVGGDGRFFMKDAIQLIVQIAAANGINHLVIGQNGIMSTPAVSCVIRKIKAVGGIILTASHNPGGPSGDFGIKYNISSGGPAPEGITNKIFEISKGLQEYQICPELKVDLGTIGKQTFEVDTFKQFIVEIVDSVEAYAEMLRGIFDFAALKDLLSGSNHINVRLDAMHGVVGPYIKKIVCEELGSPANSAVNCVPQEDFGGHHPDPNLTYAADLVNTMKSGEYDFGAAFDGDGDRNMVLGKHGFFVNPSDSVAVIGANITCIPYFKKTGVKGLARSMPTSGALDNVAKALKMQLYETPTGWKFFGNLMDAGKLSLCGEESFGTGSDHIREKDGLWAVLAWLSILASRKQSVEEIMKDHWQKFGRNFFTRYDYEEVDSDAANKMMKDLETQMSDPSFIGKQFSSGDKTYAVAVADNFAYTDPVDGSVSKNQGLRIIFIDGSRIIFRLSGTGSAGATVRLYIDSYENDGQKILQDPQVMLGPLVDIALKVSQLHDRTGRTGPTVIT; encoded by the exons ATGGTGAAAATAACGACCGTCAAGACCAAGCCGTACACGGACCAGAAGCCCGGGACGAGCGGCCTGAGGAAACGGGTGACGGTgttccagcagaaccagcactATGCGGAAAACTTCATCCAGAGCATTATCTCCGTCATCGACCCAGCCGAGCGACAGACGGCCACTCTGGTGGTGGGAGGAGATGGGAGGTTTTTCATGAAGGACGCGATTCAGCTCATTGTTCAGATTGCAGCAGCCAACGGG ATTAATCACCTTGTAATTGGTCAGAATGGCATAATGTCCACCCCAGCAGTCTCCTGTGTGATCCGCAAGATAAAGGCTGTGGGCGGCATCATCCTCACAGCCAGTCACAACCCAGGAGGCCCCAGTGGAGACTTTGGCATCAAGTACAACATTTCCAGTGGAG GACCTGCCCCCGAAGGcatcacaaataaaatctttgagATCAGCAAAGGCCTTCAGGAGTATCAGATCTGCCCTGAGCTGAAAGTGGATCTGGGTACAATTGGAAAGCAGACCTTTGAAGTAGACACTTTTAAGCAATTTATAG TGGAGATTGTTGACTCAGTTGAAGCCTACGCTGAGATGTTAAGGGGCATctttgattttgctgcgttgAAGGATCTTCTTTCTGGCTCTAACCACATTAATGTGCGACTGGATGCGATGCACGGAG TGGTGGGTCCTTATATTAAGAAGATAGTCTGTGAAGAGCTGGGTTCTCCCGCCAACTCTGCTGTCAACTGCGTCCCCCAGGAGGACTTTGGTGGTCATCATCCTGACCCCAACTTGACCTACGCCGCTGACCTGGTCAACACCATGAAAAGTGGAGAGTATGATTTTGGAGCCGCCTTTGACGGCGATGGT GATCGAAACATGGTGCTGGGCAAACATGGCTTCTTTGTGAACCCTTCCGATTCCGTGGCTGTGATTGGTGCCAACATCACCTGCATCCCATACTTCAAAAAGACTGGCGTCAAAGGCCTGGCCCGCAGCATGCCTACCAGTGGAGCTTTGGACAA TGTGGCCAAAGCTCTGAAGATGCAGTTGTATGAGACTCCGACGGGCTGGAAGTTCTTTGGGAACTTGATGGATGCTGGTAAACTCTCACTGTGTGGAGAGGAGAGCTTTGGCACTG GGTCGGATCATATCCGTGAGAAGGACGGCCTCTGGGCCGTGCTAGCATGGTTGTCCATCTTGGCCAGCAGGAAGCAGAGTGTGGAAGAGATCATGAAGGATCACTGGCAAAAGTTTGGCAGGAACTTTTTCACAAG GTACGACTACGAGGAGGTCGACTCAGATGCCGCAAACAAGATGATGAAGGATCTGGAGACACAGATGTCCGACCCGTCATTTATTGGGAAGCAATTCTCATCGGGCGACAAGACGTATGCGGTGGCCGTTGCTGACAACTTTGCCTACACGGACCCTGTGGATGGAAGTGTGTCCAAAAACCAG GGCCTCCGGATCATCTTCATCGACGGTTCCAGGATCATTTTCCGTCTCAGCGGCACAGGGAGCGCGGGAGCAACCGTCCGGCTCTACATAGACAGCTACGAGAACGACGGCCAGAAAATCCTCCAGGATCCACAG GTGATGCTGGGCCCTCTGGTGGACATCGCCCTGAAGGTCTCCCAGCTCCATGACCGGACCGGACGCACCGGCCCCACTGTTATCACATGA
- the pgm1 gene encoding phosphoglucomutase-1 isoform X2 — MSTPAVSCVIRKIKAVGGIILTASHNPGGPSGDFGIKYNISSGGPAPEGITNKIFEISKGLQEYQICPELKVDLGTIGKQTFEVDTFKQFIVEIVDSVEAYAEMLRGIFDFAALKDLLSGSNHINVRLDAMHGVVGPYIKKIVCEELGSPANSAVNCVPQEDFGGHHPDPNLTYAADLVNTMKSGEYDFGAAFDGDGDRNMVLGKHGFFVNPSDSVAVIGANITCIPYFKKTGVKGLARSMPTSGALDNVAKALKMQLYETPTGWKFFGNLMDAGKLSLCGEESFGTGSDHIREKDGLWAVLAWLSILASRKQSVEEIMKDHWQKFGRNFFTRYDYEEVDSDAANKMMKDLETQMSDPSFIGKQFSSGDKTYAVAVADNFAYTDPVDGSVSKNQGLRIIFIDGSRIIFRLSGTGSAGATVRLYIDSYENDGQKILQDPQVMLGPLVDIALKVSQLHDRTGRTGPTVIT; from the exons ATGTCCACCCCAGCAGTCTCCTGTGTGATCCGCAAGATAAAGGCTGTGGGCGGCATCATCCTCACAGCCAGTCACAACCCAGGAGGCCCCAGTGGAGACTTTGGCATCAAGTACAACATTTCCAGTGGAG GACCTGCCCCCGAAGGcatcacaaataaaatctttgagATCAGCAAAGGCCTTCAGGAGTATCAGATCTGCCCTGAGCTGAAAGTGGATCTGGGTACAATTGGAAAGCAGACCTTTGAAGTAGACACTTTTAAGCAATTTATAG TGGAGATTGTTGACTCAGTTGAAGCCTACGCTGAGATGTTAAGGGGCATctttgattttgctgcgttgAAGGATCTTCTTTCTGGCTCTAACCACATTAATGTGCGACTGGATGCGATGCACGGAG TGGTGGGTCCTTATATTAAGAAGATAGTCTGTGAAGAGCTGGGTTCTCCCGCCAACTCTGCTGTCAACTGCGTCCCCCAGGAGGACTTTGGTGGTCATCATCCTGACCCCAACTTGACCTACGCCGCTGACCTGGTCAACACCATGAAAAGTGGAGAGTATGATTTTGGAGCCGCCTTTGACGGCGATGGT GATCGAAACATGGTGCTGGGCAAACATGGCTTCTTTGTGAACCCTTCCGATTCCGTGGCTGTGATTGGTGCCAACATCACCTGCATCCCATACTTCAAAAAGACTGGCGTCAAAGGCCTGGCCCGCAGCATGCCTACCAGTGGAGCTTTGGACAA TGTGGCCAAAGCTCTGAAGATGCAGTTGTATGAGACTCCGACGGGCTGGAAGTTCTTTGGGAACTTGATGGATGCTGGTAAACTCTCACTGTGTGGAGAGGAGAGCTTTGGCACTG GGTCGGATCATATCCGTGAGAAGGACGGCCTCTGGGCCGTGCTAGCATGGTTGTCCATCTTGGCCAGCAGGAAGCAGAGTGTGGAAGAGATCATGAAGGATCACTGGCAAAAGTTTGGCAGGAACTTTTTCACAAG GTACGACTACGAGGAGGTCGACTCAGATGCCGCAAACAAGATGATGAAGGATCTGGAGACACAGATGTCCGACCCGTCATTTATTGGGAAGCAATTCTCATCGGGCGACAAGACGTATGCGGTGGCCGTTGCTGACAACTTTGCCTACACGGACCCTGTGGATGGAAGTGTGTCCAAAAACCAG GGCCTCCGGATCATCTTCATCGACGGTTCCAGGATCATTTTCCGTCTCAGCGGCACAGGGAGCGCGGGAGCAACCGTCCGGCTCTACATAGACAGCTACGAGAACGACGGCCAGAAAATCCTCCAGGATCCACAG GTGATGCTGGGCCCTCTGGTGGACATCGCCCTGAAGGTCTCCCAGCTCCATGACCGGACCGGACGCACCGGCCCCACTGTTATCACATGA